Part of the Pedobacter roseus genome is shown below.
AAAACCGCGATACGGCTACCCTATCGCTAAAAAGTGAGGATAACAAGGTAACAGGCACTTTAGGCTATAACTTATACGAAAAAGATAAAAATGCAGGTACAATAACCGGACTTGTTAAAGGAGATACCATTGTAGCCAATTATACTTTTCAGTCTGAAGGCCAAACTTCTGTTAGGGAAGTAGCCTTTTTAAAGCAAGGCGATCAGTTAATTGAAGGTTTTGGCGATATGCAGGAAGTTAAAGGCGAAACAAGGTATAAAGATATCAGCAAGCTAAAGTTTGATGGATCAATGGCCTTTGGTAAAATTGATTGTAAATAATACATCGTCATCTCAATCCATAAATCGTCATTTCGACCGAAGTGGAGAAATCTTTCACATAGTTCAAAGATTTCTCCATTTCGCTGCGCTTCAGTCGAAATGACGACCTTTCTTAGCTTTTATTCATTACTTACTCACAGCATCCTTTGCTGCCGCGCTCCACTCTTCGGTTAATTTGAGCACATAATCAGAATATTTTTGAATTTCATCAGGTTTTAACTTGGCAGCCCAGCCAGTTGCCTGATTTGCCCAGGCGGTATATTTATCACCGATGGCTTTAATTTCTGTTGCATTTTTACTTTTTACAGCTGCAACATATTCATCTTTTAGTTTGCTATACTCAGCCAAACCTTTGTTTACTTCTTCACTCGAGAAAGTAGGAACATTGGTTTTAACAGTTTCAGTGGTGGTGGTAGTAACTTTGGTAACCGTATCGCCGTTTACGGCAATTTTGCTCGAATCTTTGGTAGTTTCTGTTTTTTTAGTGCTGTCGCAAGAAACTAATGTGGTGGCCAATAAGCCAACTACAGCGATTGATAAAATCTTGTATTTCATTTTGATTTGGTTTTAGCCCGAAGATGACTAAATATTGTGCCAAATCACAAAAAATCCGGTTAAATACTCAACCGGATCTCCTTTAATACTTAATGTATAGTGATTACTACTTATAAATCTTCAAAACGTTCCCAAAAACCATCAACAGGTAATTTGGCAAATATATTTACAGGTTCCTTTTTAACAGGATGTATAAACTGCAACCGGCGGGCATGTAAACAGATACTTCCTTTTCTACTCCCCCGGGGATAACCATATTTGTTATCGCCCATAATTGGGCAGCCCATTGAGGATAGCTGCACCCTGATCTGGTGCGAACGGCCCGTTAAAGGATCTACCTCCAACAGATAATAATCGCCTACTTTTGCCTTTACTTTATAAGAAAGCTCAGCCCGCTGACTTCCGGTAACTTCGGTATTATAGTAAGATACCACATTCTTTTGTGGATTTTTAACCAGCCAGTGGATCAAAGTAGCTGATTCTTTTTCGGGCTTGTTCTTTACCACCGCCCAATAGGTTTTCTTTACTTCCCTGTTTTTAAAAACAGCATTCATCCTTTCTAAAGCCTTACTGGTTTTAGCGAATAAGATTACACCACTTACAGGCCTGTCTAAACGGTGCACCACCCCTAAAAAAGCACCATTAGGTTTATTATATTTTTTAGCGATATACTTTTTTACCTGTTCATCCAAAGGCTCATCACCTGTTTCATCAACCTGTACAATATCACCCGCCCTTTTATTAATGGCGATTAAATGATTGTCTTCAAAAAGGATATCGTTATCGGTAATGGGCATTGTAATGGTTAACTGGTTAATTGTTTAAATTGGTTAACTGAAAATAGTGAGCTTTCAATTATTGAATGACTAAATTGTTAAAGCAAATTGCCTAATGGGAAAGTTTATTGGTTAATTGTTTAACTGATGAGCAATTTCAGACTCATGACTTAATATTGTTCTTTCTCATTCGGAAAATCATTTCCCTTTACATCGCGGATATAAGATTGCGCTGCGCCCAAAATTTCGTCGTAAAGGTTAATGTACTGGCGTAAAAAGCGTGGCTTAAACCCTTTGGTTAAACCGATCATATCATTTACCACCAACACCTGGCCATCGCATGCCTGACCCGCGCCAATACCAATGGTTGGAATATGTAAACTTTCTGTAACTTCTTTACCTAAAGAAGCCGGGATTTTCTCCAATACAATTGCAAAACAACCTGCTGCCTGTAAAGCCAGAACATCAGATTTTAACTTATTTGCTTCTTCTTCTTCTTTTGCACGAACGGTATAGGTTCCGAATTTATAAATAGATTGAGGGGTTAAACCTAAGTGCCCCATTACAGGTATACCTGCAGTAATGATGCGCTGAACCGACTCGATAATTTCTTCGCCACCTTCTAATTTAACACCATGTGCACCCGATTCTTTCATGATCCTGATTGCTGAGTTCAAAGCTTCCTTTGAATTTCCCTGATAAGAACCAAAAGGCAGATCGACTACCACAAAAGCACGTTTAACCGCTCTGATTACAGATGCAGCATGGTAAATCATCTGATCAAGGGTAATAGGCAAAGTCGTTTCGTGACCAGCCATTACATTAGAAGCAGAATCGCCAACCAATAAAACGTCTAAACCTGCATCATCCAAAATGGTTGCCATTGAATAATCGTAGGCCGTTAGCATTGATATTTTTTCACCACGTTGTTTCATTTCCTGTAAAATGTGCGTAGTGATGCGTTTAATTTCTTTATGTACCGACATGGGATTTGTTTTGTGTTGCCAAAAGTATTGTTTTTTCTTTAAAAAGGTATAAGGTAAAAGGTTTAAGGATTAGGGTGTGACATTCTATACCTTATACCCTACACCTTCAACCTTTACACCTTTTATTTGATTTTTCTCTTTACATTCCCAATCTTAAACCCTATCTTTGTACCCCGAAATGGAAGGGATATATT
Proteins encoded:
- a CDS encoding RluA family pseudouridine synthase, with protein sequence MPITDNDILFEDNHLIAINKRAGDIVQVDETGDEPLDEQVKKYIAKKYNKPNGAFLGVVHRLDRPVSGVILFAKTSKALERMNAVFKNREVKKTYWAVVKNKPEKESATLIHWLVKNPQKNVVSYYNTEVTGSQRAELSYKVKAKVGDYYLLEVDPLTGRSHQIRVQLSSMGCPIMGDNKYGYPRGSRKGSICLHARRLQFIHPVKKEPVNIFAKLPVDGFWERFEDL
- the panB gene encoding 3-methyl-2-oxobutanoate hydroxymethyltransferase, producing the protein MSVHKEIKRITTHILQEMKQRGEKISMLTAYDYSMATILDDAGLDVLLVGDSASNVMAGHETTLPITLDQMIYHAASVIRAVKRAFVVVDLPFGSYQGNSKEALNSAIRIMKESGAHGVKLEGGEEIIESVQRIITAGIPVMGHLGLTPQSIYKFGTYTVRAKEEEEANKLKSDVLALQAAGCFAIVLEKIPASLGKEVTESLHIPTIGIGAGQACDGQVLVVNDMIGLTKGFKPRFLRQYINLYDEILGAAQSYIRDVKGNDFPNEKEQY